The Myxococcota bacterium genome has a window encoding:
- a CDS encoding NAD-binding protein produces MTPKHIVVVGGSVTGLGAALALSNEGHRVTVLERDATPMPASHVEAFERWDRRGSPQVRHSHALLARLYCLIRDHAPDLLDKLVACGAEELPLMQMARRTIPDAVAEPGDENIVLLACRRITFEYVLRRHVIDSGRVDFRDGDDVIGLAKASDSRGGPPHVIGVHVNRGDGEQELLGADLVVDATGRRSKLADWLEAIGAERPREDSEPCGIFYSSRFYKLREGASPPPLTNGMGQDLGYMKVGIFPGDARIFSVTLAASPDDDVLRSLLRPHGFDRSAAALPILRGWIDPAVADPISDVHGMAGLRNTRRYLVRDGQPLATGVVALGDALIHTNPIAGRGCSLGWVSAFLLAEALRKEPDDPRALSLLLDSLVEREIVPWYEIQLQQDRDAIEVDAIQRAGGNPFQLERPDGSQDPKAFMRSLMREGLGHALRENMMVLRAFMRVLTLLDAPQDLMKRPEVFQAVLKAWNERHSKPPLAQGPTRREMVEILRSAA; encoded by the coding sequence GTGACTCCGAAACACATCGTCGTGGTCGGCGGCTCGGTCACGGGCCTGGGTGCGGCCCTCGCGCTCTCGAACGAGGGGCATCGCGTCACCGTGCTCGAGCGCGACGCCACGCCCATGCCCGCGTCGCACGTCGAGGCCTTCGAGCGCTGGGACCGGCGCGGCTCGCCGCAGGTGCGCCACTCGCACGCGCTGCTGGCGCGGCTCTACTGTCTCATCCGCGACCACGCGCCCGACCTGCTCGACAAGCTGGTGGCCTGCGGCGCCGAGGAGCTGCCGCTCATGCAGATGGCGCGGCGCACCATTCCCGACGCGGTGGCCGAGCCCGGCGACGAGAACATCGTGCTGCTGGCCTGCCGGCGCATCACCTTCGAGTACGTGCTGCGCCGCCACGTGATCGACTCCGGCCGCGTCGACTTCCGCGACGGCGACGACGTGATCGGCCTGGCGAAAGCCAGTGACTCGCGCGGAGGGCCGCCGCACGTGATCGGCGTGCACGTGAACCGCGGCGACGGCGAGCAGGAGCTGTTGGGCGCCGACCTGGTGGTCGACGCCACCGGCCGGCGCTCGAAGCTCGCCGACTGGCTCGAGGCGATCGGCGCCGAGCGGCCGCGCGAGGACTCCGAGCCCTGCGGCATCTTCTACAGCTCGCGCTTCTACAAGCTGCGCGAAGGCGCCTCGCCACCGCCACTCACCAACGGCATGGGCCAGGACCTGGGCTACATGAAGGTCGGCATCTTCCCGGGCGACGCGCGCATCTTCTCGGTCACGCTCGCGGCCTCGCCCGACGACGACGTGCTGCGCAGTCTCTTGCGCCCGCACGGCTTCGACCGCTCCGCCGCCGCGCTGCCGATCCTGCGCGGCTGGATCGACCCCGCGGTCGCGGACCCGATTTCCGACGTGCACGGCATGGCCGGCCTGCGCAACACGCGGCGCTATCTCGTGCGCGACGGCCAGCCGCTGGCGACCGGCGTGGTCGCGCTCGGCGACGCGCTGATCCACACCAACCCGATCGCCGGCCGCGGCTGCTCGCTCGGCTGGGTGTCTGCCTTCCTGCTGGCCGAGGCGCTGCGCAAGGAGCCCGATGACCCGCGCGCTCTCTCGCTCCTGCTCGACTCACTCGTGGAGCGCGAGATCGTGCCCTGGTACGAGATCCAGCTCCAGCAGGACCGCGACGCGATCGAGGTCGACGCGATCCAGCGCGCGGGCGGCAATCCCTTCCAGTTGGAGCGCCCCGACGGCTCGCAGGACCCGAAGGCCTTCATGCGCTCGCTCATGCGCGAGGGCCTCGGTCACGCGCTGCGCGAGAACATGATGGTGCTGCGCGCGTTCATGCGCGTCCTGACCCTGCTCGACGCACCGCAGGACCTGATGAAACGGCCCGAAGTCTTCCAGGCCGTGCTGAAGGCCTGGAACGAGCGCCACAGCAAGCCGCCGCTGGCCCAAGGTCCGACGCGCCGCGAGATGGTCGAGATACTGCGCAGCGCGGCCTAG
- a CDS encoding TetR/AcrR family transcriptional regulator: MKQGVAGTSRRGAASREAILQAAVRVIGREGLSGASLAAVAKEANTSKPAVLYHFGSREHLLHEVAQLALGLYREIVEPAEKGPSPRSRTEAAIAAIFAPERRTLLGCIHELIGLSMRDAQVAELMRKSLEEVLERPTRALDKYFGAEEARAISRALIMTVHGHVEMWLCSDPADSKQFVDSVTRAALAILPQSVRTA, translated from the coding sequence ATGAAGCAGGGAGTCGCTGGGACCTCTCGCCGCGGCGCGGCTTCTCGGGAGGCGATCCTCCAGGCAGCGGTGCGCGTGATCGGTCGCGAGGGGCTGAGTGGCGCGTCGCTGGCGGCGGTCGCGAAAGAGGCCAACACGAGCAAGCCCGCGGTGCTGTATCACTTCGGGTCGCGAGAGCACTTGCTGCACGAAGTCGCGCAGCTCGCGCTCGGGCTGTACCGGGAGATCGTCGAGCCGGCGGAAAAGGGCCCCTCGCCGCGTTCGCGCACGGAGGCCGCCATTGCGGCGATCTTCGCGCCGGAACGCCGCACGCTCCTGGGCTGCATCCACGAGCTGATCGGGCTCAGCATGCGCGACGCGCAGGTCGCGGAGCTGATGCGCAAGTCACTCGAGGAAGTGCTCGAACGGCCGACGCGCGCGCTCGACAAGTACTTCGGCGCCGAGGAGGCGCGCGCGATCTCGCGCGCGCTGATCATGACCGTGCACGGTCACGTCGAGATGTGGCTGTGCTCGGATCCCGCGGACTCGAAGCAGTTCGTCGACTCCGTGACGCGCGCCGCGCTGGCGATCCTGCCGCAGTCCGTCCGCACGGCCTGA
- a CDS encoding alpha/beta hydrolase, with product MTDFPQPRFVRANGVRLAVYEQGRGFPVVLSHGFPELAYSWRHQLPALAAAGFRAIALDQRGYGASDSPEAVEAYDIAQLTGDLAGLLDALDLERAVFCGHDWGGMVIWTMGQLHPLRVAGLIGVNTPFLPRPPVPPLQMLEQTMGPDHYIVQFQKRGDADARLAKDVRRVFDVLMRCGIKLGDLDLTGGIRNLAAVVEEGVVRGRPLLTDAERDVFVRAFERTGFSGGINWYRNIDRNWRLTEHAPQTLDCPALMVTAEDDFALPPALAEGMEARVPRVEKVMIRDCGHWTQQEHPAELNRILVDWLRRTY from the coding sequence ATGACCGACTTCCCGCAGCCGCGCTTCGTGCGCGCCAACGGCGTCCGCCTCGCGGTCTACGAGCAGGGCCGCGGCTTCCCCGTGGTGTTATCGCACGGCTTCCCGGAGCTCGCGTACTCGTGGCGCCACCAGCTGCCGGCGCTCGCCGCCGCCGGCTTCCGCGCGATCGCGCTCGACCAGCGCGGCTACGGCGCGAGTGACTCGCCGGAGGCGGTCGAGGCCTACGACATCGCGCAGCTCACCGGCGACCTCGCCGGGCTGCTCGACGCACTCGACCTCGAGCGCGCGGTGTTCTGCGGCCACGACTGGGGCGGTATGGTGATCTGGACCATGGGCCAGCTGCACCCCTTGCGCGTCGCGGGGCTGATCGGCGTGAACACGCCCTTCCTGCCGCGGCCGCCGGTCCCGCCCCTGCAGATGCTCGAGCAGACCATGGGCCCCGACCACTACATCGTGCAATTCCAGAAGCGCGGCGACGCCGACGCGCGGCTCGCGAAGGACGTGCGCCGTGTGTTCGACGTGCTCATGCGCTGCGGCATCAAGCTCGGCGACCTGGATCTCACCGGCGGCATCCGCAACCTCGCGGCCGTGGTGGAAGAGGGCGTGGTGCGCGGCCGCCCGCTGCTCACGGACGCCGAGCGCGACGTGTTCGTGCGCGCGTTCGAGCGCACGGGCTTCAGCGGCGGAATCAACTGGTACCGCAACATCGACCGCAACTGGCGACTCACCGAGCACGCGCCGCAGACACTCGACTGCCCCGCGCTCATGGTCACGGCCGAGGACGACTTCGCGCTCCCGCCGGCGCTCGCCGAGGGCATGGAAGCGCGCGTGCCCAGGGTCGAGAAGGTGATGATCCGCGACTGCGGTCACTGGACGCAGCAGGAGCACCCCGCCGAGCTCAACCGGATCCTCGTCGACTGGCTGCGCCGGACTTACTGA
- a CDS encoding LLM class flavin-dependent oxidoreductase, whose amino-acid sequence MTQSRLRFGIFMAPFHPEHENPALALARDLELVEHLDSLGYDEAWIGEHHSAGYEIIGSPEVFIAAAAERTRRIKLGTGVASLPYHHPFILADRIRQLDLQTRGRTMFGVGPGALPTDAFMMGIDPSTQRDRMLESLRALVPLLNGETVSMKTEWFELREAHLQLRSYAEEGVEIAVANQVSPAGARAAGEFGLSLLSIGATTTGGFNALANTWGICEERARQFGKTVSRRGWRLVAPMHVAETREQAREDVKFGLLNWARYFREISPLPLVDAGVPVDQAIDRLIEIGMAVIGTPEDAIAQLERLEKQSGGYGCFLQLAHEWANQKATHKSYELIARHVMPRFQQTNDLREKSLNYAIENRSRIMAEAGGAVMKEIQKHAAEQSAKTQS is encoded by the coding sequence GTGACTCAATCGCGACTGCGCTTCGGCATCTTCATGGCTCCGTTCCACCCCGAGCACGAGAACCCTGCGCTCGCGCTGGCGCGCGACCTCGAGCTGGTCGAGCACCTGGACTCGCTCGGCTACGACGAGGCCTGGATCGGCGAGCACCATTCGGCCGGCTACGAGATCATCGGCTCGCCCGAGGTGTTCATCGCCGCGGCCGCCGAGCGCACGCGGCGCATCAAGCTCGGCACGGGCGTGGCCTCGCTGCCCTACCACCACCCGTTCATCCTGGCCGACCGCATCCGCCAGCTCGACCTGCAGACGCGCGGCCGCACCATGTTCGGCGTCGGGCCCGGCGCGCTGCCGACCGACGCGTTCATGATGGGTATCGACCCCTCGACCCAGCGGGACCGCATGCTCGAGTCACTGCGCGCGCTCGTGCCGCTGCTCAACGGCGAGACGGTCAGCATGAAGACCGAGTGGTTCGAGCTGCGCGAAGCGCACCTGCAGCTCCGCTCCTACGCCGAGGAAGGCGTCGAGATCGCGGTCGCGAACCAGGTGTCTCCCGCGGGCGCGCGCGCCGCGGGTGAGTTCGGCCTGTCGCTCTTGTCGATCGGCGCCACGACCACCGGCGGCTTCAACGCGCTCGCCAACACCTGGGGCATCTGCGAGGAGCGCGCGCGGCAGTTCGGCAAGACCGTCTCGCGCCGCGGCTGGCGCCTGGTCGCGCCCATGCACGTGGCCGAGACGCGCGAACAGGCGCGCGAGGACGTGAAGTTCGGCCTGTTGAACTGGGCCCGCTACTTCCGCGAGATCTCGCCCCTGCCGCTGGTCGACGCGGGCGTGCCCGTCGACCAGGCGATCGACAGGCTGATCGAGATCGGCATGGCGGTGATCGGCACGCCGGAAGACGCGATCGCGCAGCTCGAGAGACTCGAGAAGCAGTCGGGCGGCTACGGCTGCTTCCTGCAGCTCGCGCACGAGTGGGCGAACCAGAAGGCGACTCACAAGAGCTACGAGCTGATCGCGCGCCACGTGATGCCCCGCTTCCAGCAGACCAACGACCTGCGCGAGAAGAGCCTGAACTACGCGATCGAGAACCGCTCGCGCATCATGGCCGAGGCGGGCGGCGCGGTGATGAAGGAAATCCAGAAGCACGCCGCCGAGCAGAGCGCGAAGACGCAGAGCTGA
- a CDS encoding M23 family metallopeptidase — MAWRAWGSIAVAAALCAAPARANGPIGDAPVFARIEALRPVAAALSVDGDGSDWGAIPNFTDPAGDAGGDPSRDIVGFAIAPLADSLVVRIQTAGPPSSYDLSFWLDIDFMGQEPLDLEIGLYAGFPDILWTYPEGGTPFFQTFNDSQLAIGNVVEARIPYAVIAPLLPADMAAALTGPNARSWVRVTPFTMDYSQASVPRVDTGPAVASFRLVPTPYALDPPLPAPGTPVPVPPALADQIYVGQGAFGLGSHAGYWAYDLNQVDALLHPDANSPSPNLADYYSFGKPVYAPLAGVVTSLDSHNPDLPPRSAATGNPNFVTLDIGGGNSLFFDHLKQDSITVGLNQSVAAGQQIGNVGHSGSNTWPHLHLGGVLTADNSQSYPLAHTEVEVGLNPTPSDPWLRWLPVWALREGMFEKPAGALCGDVLVDQVLNAGDVSALRARLANPTGAPLSADGEHRCTVIGAPHACGVIDATIVRRKLATLAPGISQVCPAALGT, encoded by the coding sequence GTGGCCTGGCGCGCGTGGGGTTCGATCGCCGTCGCGGCGGCGCTGTGCGCCGCGCCCGCGCGCGCGAACGGGCCGATCGGCGACGCGCCGGTCTTCGCGCGCATCGAGGCGCTGCGTCCGGTCGCGGCGGCGCTCAGCGTCGACGGCGACGGCTCGGACTGGGGCGCGATCCCCAACTTCACCGACCCCGCCGGCGACGCGGGCGGCGACCCGTCGCGCGACATCGTGGGCTTCGCGATCGCGCCGCTCGCCGACTCACTGGTGGTGCGCATCCAGACGGCCGGGCCGCCTTCGAGCTACGACCTGTCGTTCTGGCTCGACATCGACTTCATGGGCCAGGAGCCGCTCGATCTCGAGATCGGCCTGTATGCCGGCTTCCCCGACATTCTGTGGACCTACCCCGAAGGGGGTACGCCGTTCTTCCAGACCTTCAATGATTCGCAGCTCGCGATCGGCAACGTGGTCGAGGCGCGCATTCCCTACGCGGTGATCGCGCCGCTCCTGCCCGCCGACATGGCGGCGGCGCTCACCGGGCCGAACGCCCGCAGCTGGGTGCGAGTCACTCCGTTCACGATGGACTACTCGCAGGCCTCGGTGCCGCGCGTGGACACCGGACCCGCGGTGGCGTCGTTCCGGCTCGTGCCCACGCCCTACGCGCTCGACCCGCCGCTGCCTGCGCCCGGTACGCCCGTGCCGGTGCCGCCCGCGCTCGCCGACCAGATCTACGTGGGGCAGGGGGCGTTCGGCCTGGGGAGTCACGCCGGCTACTGGGCGTACGACCTGAACCAGGTCGACGCGTTGCTCCACCCCGACGCGAACTCGCCGAGCCCCAACCTCGCCGACTACTACAGCTTCGGGAAGCCCGTGTACGCGCCGCTCGCCGGCGTCGTGACTTCGCTCGACAGCCACAATCCCGACCTGCCGCCGCGCAGCGCGGCCACGGGCAACCCCAACTTCGTGACGCTCGACATCGGCGGCGGCAACTCGCTGTTCTTCGATCACCTGAAGCAGGACAGCATCACCGTCGGGCTGAATCAGTCGGTCGCGGCGGGACAGCAGATCGGCAACGTGGGTCACTCGGGCTCGAACACCTGGCCGCACCTGCACCTGGGCGGCGTGCTCACGGCCGACAACTCACAGAGCTATCCGCTGGCGCACACCGAGGTCGAGGTCGGGTTGAACCCCACGCCCTCCGACCCGTGGCTGCGCTGGCTCCCGGTCTGGGCGCTGCGCGAGGGCATGTTCGAGAAGCCGGCGGGCGCGCTGTGCGGCGACGTCCTGGTCGACCAGGTGCTGAACGCGGGCGACGTGTCCGCGCTGCGCGCGCGCCTCGCCAACCCGACCGGCGCCCCGCTCTCGGCCGACGGCGAGCACCGCTGCACCGTGATCGGCGCTCCGCACGCCTGCGGCGTCATCGACGCCACCATCGTGCGCCGCAAGCTCGCGACGCTCGCCCCCGGCATCTCCCAAGTCTGCCCCGCTGCACTGGGCACCTGA
- a CDS encoding helix-turn-helix domain-containing protein, with protein MAENLITVREAANFLRISARTVYRLIESGQIGAVRIGKQWRIPANDLPGVTIVDGPNGPQLQTHAASNA; from the coding sequence ATGGCGGAGAATCTGATCACGGTGCGCGAGGCGGCGAACTTCCTGCGCATCTCGGCGCGCACGGTCTATCGCCTGATCGAGTCAGGCCAGATCGGCGCGGTCCGGATCGGCAAGCAGTGGCGCATTCCGGCGAACGATCTTCCGGGAGTCACGATCGTCGACGGTCCCAACGGGCCGCAGCTGCAGACGCACGCAGCCTCGAACGCCTGA
- a CDS encoding MBOAT family O-acyltransferase, whose product MLFNSLAFLVFFPAFFVAYLATRGVVRLWLTLLASYFFYAWWDWRLLPLLWFQTALDFFVGRAVYRMPDPRRRRRLLAVSLTTNLALLAFFKYFHFGVASARGLAHWLGFEVPEVTLQILLPVGISFYTFQSMSYVLDVYRGEIEPEPSLLRFATAVALFVHLVAGPIVRARHLLPQLHGDRPFDAEIATAGFEQALWGFFKKMAIADSLAPLVDAQFAAPPLHDGMSLLLGVYFYAVQIYCDFSGYTDIALGLAKILGYDLGVNFDRPYFSTSFSEFWRRWHISLSSWLRDYLYISLGGNRRGSARTYVNLMLTMLIGGLWHGANWTFVAWGGLHGLYLVVERALRPALARAFAAARVPDFAVRLASGLLVFHGVCFAWIFFRAQTFGIAWQVIEGIATRTQLSFAQVPDKFLVAKALLLCGVLFAVELASFQTAWVARLRARPVARLASAALVVWGIAVLATFSGANFIYFQF is encoded by the coding sequence TTGCTGTTCAATAGCCTCGCCTTCCTCGTCTTCTTCCCCGCCTTCTTCGTCGCCTATCTCGCGACACGGGGCGTCGTGCGCCTGTGGCTCACGCTTTTGGCGAGCTACTTCTTCTACGCCTGGTGGGACTGGAGGCTCCTGCCCCTGCTCTGGTTCCAGACCGCGCTCGACTTCTTCGTGGGGCGCGCGGTGTACCGCATGCCCGACCCGCGGCGCCGGCGCCGGCTGCTGGCGGTCTCGCTCACCACCAACCTGGCCCTGCTCGCCTTCTTCAAGTACTTCCACTTCGGGGTGGCCTCGGCGCGCGGACTGGCGCATTGGCTGGGCTTCGAGGTGCCCGAAGTCACGCTGCAGATCCTGCTGCCGGTCGGAATCTCGTTCTACACGTTCCAGAGCATGAGCTACGTGCTCGACGTGTACCGCGGCGAGATCGAGCCCGAGCCGAGCCTGCTGCGCTTCGCCACCGCGGTCGCGCTGTTCGTGCACCTGGTGGCGGGCCCGATCGTGCGCGCCCGCCACTTGTTGCCGCAGCTGCACGGCGACCGGCCGTTCGACGCCGAGATCGCGACCGCGGGCTTCGAACAGGCGCTGTGGGGCTTCTTCAAGAAGATGGCGATCGCCGACTCACTGGCGCCGCTGGTCGACGCACAGTTCGCGGCGCCGCCGCTGCACGACGGCATGTCGCTCCTGCTCGGCGTCTACTTCTACGCGGTGCAGATCTACTGCGACTTCTCGGGCTATACCGACATCGCCCTCGGTCTGGCGAAGATCCTGGGCTACGACCTCGGCGTGAACTTCGACCGGCCCTACTTCTCGACCAGCTTCTCGGAGTTCTGGCGCCGCTGGCACATCTCGCTCTCGAGCTGGCTGCGCGACTATCTGTACATCTCGCTGGGCGGCAACCGGCGCGGCAGCGCGCGCACCTACGTGAACCTGATGCTCACGATGCTGATCGGCGGGCTGTGGCACGGCGCGAACTGGACCTTCGTGGCCTGGGGCGGGCTGCACGGCTTGTATCTCGTGGTCGAGCGCGCGCTGCGGCCGGCGCTCGCGCGCGCGTTCGCGGCGGCGCGCGTGCCGGACTTCGCCGTGCGCCTGGCCTCGGGGCTGCTCGTGTTCCACGGCGTGTGCTTCGCCTGGATCTTCTTCCGCGCGCAGACGTTCGGCATCGCCTGGCAGGTGATCGAGGGCATCGCGACGCGCACCCAGCTCTCGTTCGCGCAGGTGCCCGACAAGTTCCTGGTCGCGAAGGCGCTGCTCCTGTGCGGCGTCTTGTTCGCGGTCGAGCTGGCTTCGTTCCAGACCGCATGGGTCGCGCGGCTGCGCGCGCGGCCCGTGGCACGGCTGGCCAGCGCGGCGCTGGTGGTCTGGGGGATCGCGGTGCTGGCCACGTTCTCGGGCGCGAACTTCATCTACTTCCAGTTCTGA
- a CDS encoding DUF420 domain-containing protein — protein MQLDPKVAYWTGAFVNMVAALAIAAFGASRIRRAEIPSHARSMKIAVTLVVLFVVSYAVKLRVLGREALELWEPRFVHVLRFHETCIAVMVLAGGTALYLATTRRLADTPAPERMAERARIARIHRACGWTALVACGLGALSAGYVLYGMYARLS, from the coding sequence ATGCAGCTCGATCCCAAGGTCGCGTACTGGACCGGTGCGTTCGTGAACATGGTCGCGGCGCTGGCGATCGCTGCATTCGGCGCCAGCCGGATTCGCCGCGCCGAGATCCCGAGCCACGCGCGCTCGATGAAGATCGCAGTCACCCTGGTGGTGCTCTTCGTGGTGTCCTACGCGGTGAAGCTGCGCGTCTTGGGACGCGAGGCGCTCGAGCTGTGGGAGCCGCGCTTCGTGCACGTGCTGCGCTTCCACGAGACGTGCATCGCGGTGATGGTGCTGGCCGGCGGCACGGCGCTGTATCTCGCCACGACCCGGCGCCTGGCCGACACGCCCGCGCCCGAGCGCATGGCCGAGCGCGCCCGGATCGCGCGCATCCACCGTGCCTGCGGCTGGACGGCCCTGGTGGCGTGCGGTCTGGGCGCGCTGAGCGCGGGCTACGTGCTCTACGGCATGTACGCGCGCCTGTCCTAG
- a CDS encoding TetR/AcrR family transcriptional regulator → MTAPATAPLVTRRARKKERTRQEIFAAAMELFGRRGFHAVTLEQICAAADVARATFFLHFPAKSALLWEWNRQVADDFRAGLHEPRKSAVSEIRALVEHISERLISQADVMTALLREFFATPQASTSPPEQRHLHALFEELVRRGQKRGELRRGIDPRLCVAVVMSTAAAILSGSVWQEGQVTPEKARAQFFEVVFHGLTGDRK, encoded by the coding sequence GTGACGGCCCCCGCCACCGCCCCGCTGGTGACCCGCCGCGCGCGCAAGAAGGAGCGCACGCGCCAGGAGATCTTCGCCGCGGCGATGGAGCTGTTCGGCCGGCGCGGCTTCCACGCCGTCACGCTGGAGCAGATCTGCGCCGCCGCCGACGTGGCGCGCGCCACGTTCTTCCTGCACTTCCCCGCGAAGTCGGCGCTGCTCTGGGAGTGGAACCGCCAGGTCGCCGACGACTTCCGCGCCGGGCTGCACGAGCCGCGCAAGAGCGCGGTCAGCGAGATCCGCGCGCTGGTCGAGCACATCTCCGAGCGGCTGATCTCGCAGGCCGACGTCATGACCGCGCTCTTGCGCGAGTTCTTCGCCACGCCGCAGGCCTCGACCTCGCCGCCCGAGCAGCGCCACCTGCACGCCCTGTTCGAGGAGCTGGTGCGCCGGGGCCAGAAGCGCGGCGAGCTGCGGCGCGGCATCGACCCGCGGCTGTGCGTGGCGGTCGTGATGTCGACCGCCGCGGCGATCCTCTCCGGCAGCGTGTGGCAGGAAGGCCAGGTGACTCCCGAGAAGGCGCGCGCCCAGTTCTTCGAAGTCGTATTCCACGGACTCACAGGAGATCGAAAGTGA
- a CDS encoding alcohol dehydrogenase catalytic domain-containing protein codes for MHAAVFHGIGKPLTIEERPDPKPGPGELVLRVKSCGICGSDLHAASLPPGLPAGTVMGHEFSGEVVEVGSELRGLWKPGDRACALPCIGCGKCRACLDGDVVACPALRATGLGQIPGAYSEYVLTGGPESLKLPAGVSFREGALVEPLAVGLHAVNLSKLVPGERVMVIGAGPIGLAVTAWARFFGARAVVVNEKAPGRIALAERFGATAVADVSKEDPVSVFQRETGGPPDVVFECVGIPGLLQQCIGMTRSRGRVVVVGVCMQPDMIFPAMAVIKEVEVKFVVAYHRRDFELAIEMLDRGRIVAHDMITDVVGLDAFPSAFEALKMPTHQCKVILEP; via the coding sequence ATGCACGCCGCCGTCTTCCACGGCATCGGAAAGCCACTCACGATCGAGGAACGCCCGGACCCCAAGCCCGGACCGGGCGAGCTGGTGCTGCGGGTGAAGAGCTGCGGGATCTGCGGCTCCGACCTGCACGCCGCTTCGCTTCCGCCGGGGCTCCCGGCCGGCACGGTCATGGGCCACGAGTTCTCCGGTGAGGTGGTCGAGGTCGGCTCCGAGCTGCGCGGGCTGTGGAAGCCTGGCGACCGCGCGTGCGCGCTGCCCTGCATCGGCTGCGGCAAGTGCCGCGCCTGCCTCGACGGCGACGTCGTCGCGTGCCCGGCGCTGCGCGCGACCGGTCTGGGTCAGATCCCGGGCGCCTACTCCGAGTACGTGCTCACGGGCGGGCCCGAGTCACTCAAGCTCCCGGCCGGCGTCTCCTTCCGCGAGGGCGCGCTGGTCGAGCCGCTGGCCGTCGGCCTGCACGCGGTGAACCTGTCGAAGCTCGTGCCGGGCGAGCGCGTGATGGTGATCGGCGCGGGGCCGATCGGCCTGGCCGTGACCGCCTGGGCGCGCTTCTTCGGCGCGCGCGCCGTGGTGGTGAACGAGAAGGCGCCCGGGCGGATCGCGCTGGCGGAGCGCTTCGGCGCGACGGCGGTGGCCGACGTCTCGAAGGAGGACCCGGTCAGCGTGTTCCAGCGCGAGACCGGCGGCCCGCCCGACGTCGTCTTCGAGTGTGTCGGCATCCCCGGTCTCCTGCAGCAGTGCATCGGCATGACGCGCTCGCGCGGGCGCGTGGTGGTGGTGGGGGTGTGCATGCAGCCCGACATGATCTTCCCGGCGATGGCGGTGATCAAAGAGGTCGAGGTCAAGTTCGTGGTCGCCTACCACCGCCGTGACTTCGAGCTCGCGATCGAGATGCTCGATCGCGGGCGCATCGTGGCGCACGACATGATCACCGACGTGGTCGGCCTCGACGCGTTCCCCAGCGCCTTCGAGGCGCTGAAGATGCCCACCCACCAGTGCAAGGTGATCCTCGAGCCATGA
- a CDS encoding TVP38/TMEM64 family protein, translating to MSVLRILIPLCLVAAAVWYHAEIARAINDLSGWVATLGPWGPVVFIAGYVAAALALVPGVVLTLSAGAVFGLAAGTVYVFVGASLAACAAFLLARTFLRGWVERRLAGDPRFRAVDRAIGEQGFWIVFLLRLSPLFPFAAGNYLLGLTRVRFLDYAFACAGMLPWTFVYVYLGSAVATAGWGWRLAVGLPVTAGVVFLVARAARRALAQATGEPG from the coding sequence ATGTCGGTCCTGCGCATTCTCATCCCGCTGTGTCTCGTCGCCGCTGCGGTCTGGTACCACGCCGAGATCGCGCGCGCGATCAACGATCTGTCGGGCTGGGTCGCCACGCTCGGGCCCTGGGGACCGGTCGTGTTCATCGCGGGCTACGTGGCGGCGGCGCTGGCCCTGGTGCCCGGCGTCGTGCTCACGCTCAGCGCGGGCGCGGTCTTCGGGCTCGCGGCCGGCACGGTGTACGTGTTCGTGGGCGCGAGCCTCGCCGCATGCGCGGCGTTCCTGCTGGCGCGCACCTTCCTGCGCGGCTGGGTCGAGCGCCGGCTGGCCGGCGACCCGCGCTTCCGCGCGGTCGATCGCGCGATCGGCGAGCAGGGCTTCTGGATCGTCTTCCTGCTCCGGCTCTCGCCGCTGTTCCCGTTCGCGGCCGGGAACTACCTGCTCGGGCTCACGCGCGTGCGCTTCCTCGACTACGCGTTCGCGTGCGCGGGCATGCTGCCCTGGACGTTCGTCTACGTGTATCTCGGCTCGGCCGTGGCCACGGCGGGCTGGGGCTGGCGGCTGGCGGTCGGGCTGCCCGTCACGGCGGGGGTGGTGTTCCTGGTCGCGCGCGCGGCACGGCGCGCGCTCGCGCAGGCCACGGGCGAGCCGGGCTGA